The Rhizoctonia solani chromosome 1, complete sequence sequence AGCAACGTAGGCCGTAATAGGAGGAAACACGGACTACCAGAACGTGAGTTGGAATGATGTTACAgcttgggggggggggggactcACAAGCGTAACAGCAAAACAAAACCCGACAGCAAGATTGTACAATTTGTTGATCTTGGCAACTTCCCAGATGCTAACTCGCCCCTTGACTTGAGGAACTTCGATACCCAGATCATCTGTAGGTACTGAAATGCCCTGTTCCTCCGTATCTCGaccctcttcctcttcatcgaCATACACAGTTCCTCCGGGTTCTTCAACAAGCAGGACCTTGCCGGCTTCCCATTTTTGGACAATTTCTGTGTACTCGGGCGTTCGTAGCAAAGCTGAATGAGCTATCAGGCTGAAGAGTACGAATGCAGTCGCGAGTCCAAAGAAAAAGACTGTAGGGCCCGGTTTAGCGGTATCTCCGTCTGGAGAATCGGTATCTGCAATTATGGCGCCCATGAATTGGACAAAGCTGACAACCACTCCAACTGCTGCTTGACCAGCGAAACAAGCTTGCATGGCCGCAGGTCCGAAAAGAGCAGCGAGCGCGACTACGGTTACGCTGAGTATACTTGACGATAACCCAAGAAAGGCGTCAATGACCATGATTAGAGTGAAATAAGGGGTTCCGGAGACGCTCGAAATGGTTGAAAGAGTGAGAATGAAGAACAAGACGGCGAGGGCACCAGATGAGGCGCGAATTCTGAACGTCTTGGAGGCATTAGAAGCGGTTATAGTCGCGTATATTAAAGTGCAAAAGTTGAAGGCCTGGTGAGTTATACCAAGATACGAGCCGAAGGCGGGTCGTATTGAAGAATCAGCCAGTCGAGATAGAAAGTAAGGGGTTGCAGTTATCAGACCTGTCTCTGTTAAGTTAAAAATACGATTTGGTGGTAGATTATCCTACCATTCCATGGAAGTAGAAGAGTTGCTCCAAGTACAATAAATATCATCTGAATCGACTTGCGAGCTTGTGGGTCCCGTGGAGGGGGTAGCGTTAGCGATCGTGACACGGAACGTCCCGACATTTGAGATTGAGATAGGTGACCATAATCGTCTTCATCGTTGCTTAAGATCGGATCTTCCTCCGAAGTCCTCGTATGACGGGGTCGAACAGACATGAAGTTGGAGTGTGGTGGCAGGCACAAACCCAGAAACGCCCCGGGGTAGCCAGAAGCGCCCGAACACCGCCAATCCCGAATAGGTAATCATAAATCTCAAATCTCAAATGAAGCTCTGAGCATTATGCACTCGGTTCACGGTCAAAGCGTACGTTCCATGCATAAAATTGGGATAAAGCATATCGCATACACATAAAGGCCAAAGGGGATAGTACAAGGTAGAGCGATCGTAAGATTAGGTATTTTATACCTTGAAGCCTCGGGACTTTCTGCGGCCACGAGCCCGCTCGAACTGGATAGAAAGATGAGTCAAGTGGATGGAAAGCAATGCAGAATGAGCTAACCTTGCGACCCTTGGAGATGGTGTAGGGCTTCTTGTTTTTGTGGGGACCCATACCAAAGTGCTTGACAGCCTCCCGGGTGTTGCGCTTGCCACGGAGCAAGATGGTGTTGGTTCCAGTTGGTGCCCTGAGAGCAAGCTGGTCGAGAGTAAGAGTCTCTCCACCGGCGTTGAGAATGCGCTCACGTGCCGCCCGGGTGAAGCGGAGAGCGGCAACGGTGAGTTTTGGGACAGTCAACAGCCTGTTGTCGTCGGTGACTGGGGCAACAGTAACAATGATCTTGTTGGAAGCATCAGGGTAGGTCGAGCTCTCCTTGGTAATGCGGGAGAGAGAGATAGGAGGCTTGTTGATTTTGGAGAGGAAAAGGCGACGGAGGACAACCTATACGCTGGTTTAGCATAATTTATGCATAAATACCGCTTGACGCACCTTGTTGAACTTGGCATCCGTACGACGAGCGAGGAAGCGGTAAAGCTGATTTTATTGAATTAGTACCATTCTTACTAGTTGCATTTTATACATACCTTCACGAGGAGGAGCAGGTACGGATCCTCGCTCTTGGGGGCGGTCCTGTTGCCCTTCTTGACATGGTGACGTTCGAGGTCGATACCCTACCCAATGTGTTAGACAAAAATATTCCAGTCAATATTTTTGCTAACAATATGCTCACCATCTTGGCTGGTCTTGACGGTGCTTGCGGTATCGAATAGAATTGCTTCCGGATGATCTCCCGGACTCAAATTGGTCATTGACAGTTCCACAAGATGAGCTCAGCAGCCCTCTTCAGGGTAGGCAGGCTGGTGACGATTTTGTTGTGGCGTGTTGGAAAATAAGCGCTTCGCCATCTTACCCTCTCCACCACCAGAGAGAACAATGGTGGGTGTTGTCTTTTGATTCGTGGCCACATATACTAATCGATATTTATAGTACGATAATAATACACCCGCTGACCCATATGCGGATTCATCGTACCCCCCGCCTGACTCCCGTAATGGCAGTGGGCGTGGACGTGACCGCTCTCGCAGCGCTAGCCCCGCACCCCGTGCTCGCAGTCCCCCTCGTAGACGCTCGCCTCCTCCCCGCCCTCGTGGAATTCCCGTACGTTTGAAACAACGAA is a genomic window containing:
- a CDS encoding ribosomal protein 60S L18 and 50S L18e, producing MTNLSPGDHPEAILFDTASTVKTSQDGEHIGIDLERHHVKKGNRTAPKSEDPYLLLLVKLYRFLARRTDAKFNKVVLRRLFLSKINKPPISLSRITKESSTYPDASNKIIVTVAPVTDDNRLLTVPKLTVAALRFTRAARERILNAGGETLTLDQLALRAPTGTNTILLRGKRNTREAVKHFGMGPHKNKKPYTISKGRKFERARGRRKSRGFKAFNFCTLIYATITASNASKTFRIRASSGALAVLFFILTLSTISSVSGTPYFTLIMVIDAFLGLSSSILSVTVVALAALFGPAAMQACFAGQAAVGVVVSFVQFMGAIIADTDSPDGDTAKPGPTVFFFGLATAFVLFSLIAHSALLRTPEYTEIVQKWEAGKVLLVEEPGGTVYVDEEEEGRDTEEQGISVPTDDLGIEVPQVKGRVSIWEVAKINKLYNLAVGFCFAVTLSVFPPITAYVAPTSSSMFTLGTFIAFHFLVFNVGDYLGRFVCAYPMFQFWKRKQLATYSFSRILFIPLILMCNVRAPGMGTRQGTNIQLGPYIFLPRFPFGIHKRPLLWSLYDVCPLYRAQWSY